One part of the Thermococcus radiotolerans genome encodes these proteins:
- a CDS encoding TBP-interacting protein codes for MAYGELSPRIKKVYAQVRYLDDYHWEINGGKIIGLHKKSNVRVTIEVADNREHAEKMAENGSGEGIRIIAIPDKSVFFVHNGVFILTYRYLKATLADINDHIVWSGFKVVEDGDNLIQEDFYEYLGGAFINHIKNNMLAGQDYIFWQFYKCEKCGKYVDVESLERHLKGHGIKHHEKSEERYEVFEINFRDGKVYDKYGKEVPMKEFSDEGRDFLNEIMAGMRGA; via the coding sequence ATGGCCTACGGTGAGCTGAGCCCGAGAATCAAGAAGGTCTATGCCCAGGTGAGATATCTGGATGACTATCACTGGGAGATAAACGGTGGAAAGATAATCGGACTTCACAAGAAGAGCAACGTCCGGGTCACGATAGAGGTCGCTGACAACAGGGAGCATGCCGAGAAGATGGCCGAAAACGGGAGCGGCGAGGGAATCAGGATAATCGCCATACCCGACAAGAGCGTTTTCTTCGTCCACAATGGCGTCTTCATACTGACCTACCGCTACCTTAAGGCGACCCTCGCGGACATAAACGACCACATAGTCTGGAGCGGCTTCAAGGTCGTCGAGGACGGGGATAACCTCATCCAGGAGGACTTCTACGAGTACCTCGGAGGGGCCTTCATCAACCACATCAAGAACAACATGCTCGCCGGCCAGGATTACATCTTCTGGCAGTTCTACAAATGCGAGAAGTGCGGGAAGTACGTTGACGTCGAGAGCCTCGAGAGGCACCTCAAGGGGCACGGCATAAAGCACCACGAGAAGAGCGAGGAGCGCTACGAGGTCTTTGAGATAAACTTCAGGGACGGCAAGGTCTACGACAAGTACGGCAAGGAGGTTCCCATGAAGGAGTTCAGCGATGAAGGCAGGGACTTCCTCAACGAGATAATGGCTGGTATGAGAGGGGCATGA
- a CDS encoding PH1570 family protein codes for MLCEEKLEVFENGFADGKFHLEVEFYGGDARRLLLAVIRELYLPDYGEDYVYPFECAKEFWGIYMDGSDVVAEEFRPSPVKFLNQSVLNRLEKALEETGAPEEVRESVDFEKAEIHKLKKGLLALGKNFILDEGTKTLIVFNKPSARELILKYLGMLDGA; via the coding sequence ATGCTCTGCGAGGAGAAGCTCGAGGTGTTTGAGAACGGCTTCGCCGATGGGAAGTTTCACCTTGAGGTGGAGTTCTACGGCGGCGACGCCAGGAGGCTTCTCCTTGCCGTCATCAGGGAGCTGTACCTCCCCGACTACGGGGAGGACTACGTCTATCCCTTCGAGTGCGCCAAGGAGTTCTGGGGAATCTACATGGACGGAAGTGATGTAGTTGCCGAGGAGTTCAGGCCGAGCCCGGTAAAGTTCCTCAACCAGAGCGTTCTCAACAGGCTGGAGAAGGCATTAGAGGAGACGGGTGCGCCTGAGGAAGTCAGGGAAAGCGTAGACTTCGAGAAGGCGGAGATTCACAAGCTCAAGAAAGGTTTATTAGCCCTTGGGAAGAATTTCATCCTTGACGAGGGTACCAAGACCCTCATAGTCTTCAACAAGCCGAGCGCGAGGGAACTTATACTGAAGTACCTGGGGATGCTGGATGGAGCTTGA
- a CDS encoding AI-2E family transporter, producing the protein MELEAGIWIAVSLIVLYLVWETVSPILSPIILAVTLAYILYPLHERLAKKTGNRVSAFTMTAILTLITFLFIIGFALWINDVKSSLAYYINAFFEWLLTWNLPAAVYELLQKLAEDIPNRFEEYVLGYTYSLPKLSLQAIVMVFAFYGMLINARAIRREVYSLLPPENRELAIKLLEKAGETLHSLLRGWLAISILKGVFTAGGFILFELAKPGGAIAAGIFTVIFELLPVFGGWVVWLAGAVYMLNSGNVAGAIVFALYGIVFISPLPDILLRPRLGTREKGVNALISLVGIFGGYLAFGFVGIIIGPVALSLLATLVEEWKEVKVKSAG; encoded by the coding sequence ATGGAGCTTGAGGCGGGAATCTGGATAGCGGTTTCGCTCATAGTCCTCTACCTCGTATGGGAAACGGTTAGTCCCATCCTTTCTCCCATCATCCTGGCGGTGACGCTCGCCTACATCCTCTACCCCCTCCACGAGAGACTGGCGAAGAAAACCGGCAACAGGGTCTCGGCATTCACCATGACGGCCATTCTCACCCTGATCACCTTCCTCTTCATAATCGGATTCGCCCTCTGGATAAACGACGTCAAGAGCTCGCTAGCGTACTACATCAACGCCTTCTTCGAGTGGCTCCTCACCTGGAACCTTCCGGCTGCCGTCTACGAACTCCTCCAGAAGCTCGCAGAGGACATCCCGAATCGCTTTGAGGAGTACGTTCTCGGCTACACCTACTCCCTTCCCAAGCTCTCCCTCCAGGCCATAGTTATGGTCTTTGCCTTTTATGGCATGCTCATAAACGCCCGGGCCATTCGGAGAGAGGTCTACTCGCTCCTACCGCCCGAGAATAGGGAGCTGGCGATAAAACTCCTCGAGAAGGCCGGTGAGACACTCCACAGCCTCCTCCGCGGCTGGCTGGCCATCAGCATCCTCAAGGGTGTCTTCACCGCCGGTGGTTTCATTCTCTTTGAACTCGCCAAGCCCGGAGGAGCCATAGCCGCAGGAATCTTCACCGTTATCTTTGAGCTCCTCCCCGTTTTCGGAGGCTGGGTTGTCTGGCTTGCCGGGGCGGTCTACATGCTCAACAGCGGCAACGTTGCCGGTGCCATTGTGTTTGCCCTTTACGGAATCGTCTTCATCTCACCTCTCCCCGATATACTCCTGAGGCCCAGGCTCGGAACAAGGGAGAAAGGCGTCAACGCTCTCATCTCACTCGTTGGAATCTTTGGAGGCTATCTAGCCTTCGGCTTCGTTGGAATAATAATCGGACCCGTGGCCCTCTCGTTGCTGGCGACGCTCGTCGAAGAATGGAAGGAAGTCAAGGTGAAAAGCGCCGGATGA
- a CDS encoding beta-ribofuranosylaminobenzene 5'-phosphate synthase family protein, translating into MIIRTPRRLHLGLIDPAATFGRRFGSLGVALEGGYEVRIIEGEAMEIAAEGEDRKTIEFAIKRMNSAYETGVNYIVEIRKAIPRHVGLGSTTQLSLAVATGIVRLKNLNVSVEELARILGRGKNGGAGIYSFAYGGFVIDGGVRDSLPPLIFREDFPEEWAFLLVIPELKPGLDEEEEKPVMAGVVGRADVAMEISHRVLLGLLPALKERDVETFGEHLSAIQRLVGKHFEPYQGGEFREDVKLILDFLAEKTYGCGQSSWGPTVYGLILRNDFQRLNAEAHDYLREHGIRAKVELGLPNNAGAEVIGDSAFLERLIKSVGG; encoded by the coding sequence ATGATAATCCGCACTCCCAGGAGGCTTCATCTCGGTCTCATAGACCCCGCCGCCACATTTGGGAGGCGATTCGGGAGCCTCGGCGTTGCTCTCGAAGGCGGCTACGAAGTTAGAATCATTGAGGGCGAGGCCATGGAGATAGCGGCTGAGGGCGAGGACAGAAAAACCATCGAATTCGCCATAAAGCGCATGAACTCAGCCTATGAGACAGGGGTCAACTACATCGTCGAGATTAGAAAGGCCATCCCCCGGCACGTGGGCCTGGGCTCCACGACCCAGCTCAGCCTGGCCGTTGCGACAGGGATAGTGAGGCTGAAGAACCTGAACGTCTCGGTAGAGGAGCTGGCGAGGATTCTTGGAAGGGGCAAGAACGGCGGTGCCGGAATCTACTCCTTCGCCTACGGTGGTTTTGTGATAGATGGCGGCGTCAGGGATAGCCTTCCCCCGCTTATATTCCGCGAGGACTTCCCGGAGGAGTGGGCTTTTCTGCTGGTTATTCCCGAGCTCAAGCCCGGCCTCGACGAGGAGGAGGAAAAGCCCGTGATGGCGGGCGTTGTTGGAAGGGCCGACGTTGCCATGGAGATAAGCCACCGGGTTCTGCTCGGCCTTTTGCCCGCGTTGAAGGAGAGGGACGTTGAGACCTTTGGCGAGCACCTCTCCGCGATACAGCGGCTCGTTGGAAAGCACTTCGAGCCGTATCAGGGTGGCGAGTTCAGGGAGGACGTTAAGCTTATACTCGACTTTCTGGCGGAGAAAACCTACGGCTGCGGTCAGAGCTCCTGGGGACCTACGGTTTACGGGCTGATACTCAGGAATGACTTTCAGAGGCTCAACGCTGAGGCCCACGACTACCTGCGGGAGCACGGGATAAGGGCAAAGGTCGAGCTCGGTCTGCCCAACAACGCCGGTGCGGAGGTAATAGGTGACAGCGCGTTCCTTGAGAGGCTGATAAAATCCGTGGGTGGTTGA
- a CDS encoding DNA-directed RNA polymerase subunit L yields the protein MKIEVIKREENVLEFYLEGEDHTFANLLNEVLHENKHVTFAGYTIEHPVLMARKPKFRIVTDGKVTPEKALEEAAQKIFDRARAVLDAWKAAISE from the coding sequence ATGAAGATTGAGGTCATCAAGCGTGAGGAAAACGTCCTCGAGTTCTACCTTGAGGGGGAGGATCACACCTTCGCCAACCTGCTCAACGAGGTGCTCCACGAGAACAAGCACGTGACCTTTGCAGGCTACACCATCGAGCACCCGGTCCTTATGGCCAGGAAGCCGAAGTTCAGGATCGTCACCGACGGCAAGGTAACTCCAGAGAAGGCCCTGGAGGAGGCTGCCCAGAAGATATTCGACAGGGCCAGGGCCGTTCTCGACGCATGGAAGGCTGCCATAAGTGAGTGA
- a CDS encoding threonine--tRNA ligase, translated as MRMLLIHSDYLEYEVKDKALKSPEPISEEQKKGRLEEVLAVFMSVEKADETNPEEVVEKAVAEIKDVASQVKADRIFVYPFAHLSSELAKPDVALKVLQRIEERLREEGFEVKRAPFGYYKAFRLSCKGHPLAELSRTIVPSGEAVSKEERNIALEKEEELKSYWYILTPEGELVEVEKFDFTGHENLRKFANYEISKSRVAEREPPHVRIMLDQELVDYEPGSDPGNLRYYPKGRLIKGLLEQYVTEKVIEYGAMEVETPIMYDFEHPALEKYLNRFPARQYVVKSGDKKFFLRFAACFGQFLIKKDATISYRNLPLRMYELTRYSFRREKSGELSGLRRLRAFTMPDMHTVAKDLKQAMDEFKKQYKLSMEVLRGVGLTPDDYEVAIRFTEDFWKENRDFIIELANIIGKPVLIEMWKQRFFYFILKFEFNFVDNLDKAAALSTVQIDVENAERFSITYYDEEGKERYPLILHCSPSGAIERVMYAILEKQAKLQAKGVKPMFPLWLSPIQVRVIPVSDEVLDYALYVAGKLEGARIRVDVDDTGDRLNKKIRKAEKEWIPYVIVVGRNEKEQGTVTVRRRSDGTQVEMQLEDLIREIKGQTEGFPYRPRPLPLLLSRRPKFRG; from the coding sequence ATGAGAATGCTTCTGATACACAGCGACTATTTGGAATACGAGGTAAAAGACAAGGCCCTTAAGAGCCCCGAGCCGATAAGCGAGGAGCAGAAGAAGGGCAGGCTTGAGGAGGTTCTGGCGGTTTTCATGAGCGTTGAGAAGGCCGACGAGACCAACCCGGAGGAGGTCGTTGAGAAGGCCGTTGCCGAGATTAAGGACGTTGCATCGCAGGTTAAGGCCGACAGGATATTCGTTTACCCATTCGCACACCTCAGCAGCGAACTTGCGAAACCTGACGTGGCGCTGAAGGTTCTCCAGAGGATCGAGGAGAGGCTGAGGGAGGAGGGCTTCGAAGTCAAGCGCGCCCCCTTCGGCTACTACAAGGCCTTCAGGCTGAGCTGCAAGGGACACCCCCTGGCCGAGCTCAGCAGGACGATAGTCCCAAGCGGCGAGGCGGTCAGCAAGGAGGAGCGCAACATAGCCCTCGAGAAGGAGGAGGAGCTCAAGAGCTACTGGTACATACTCACACCCGAGGGAGAGCTCGTTGAGGTCGAGAAGTTCGATTTCACAGGGCACGAAAACCTCAGGAAGTTCGCCAACTACGAGATAAGCAAGAGCAGGGTGGCGGAGAGGGAGCCGCCGCACGTCAGGATAATGCTCGACCAGGAGCTGGTTGACTACGAGCCGGGAAGCGACCCCGGAAACCTCAGGTACTACCCGAAGGGCAGGCTCATCAAGGGTCTCCTTGAGCAGTACGTCACCGAGAAGGTCATAGAGTACGGCGCCATGGAGGTCGAGACCCCGATTATGTACGACTTCGAACACCCGGCGCTCGAGAAGTACCTGAACAGGTTCCCGGCGAGACAGTACGTGGTTAAAAGCGGCGACAAGAAGTTCTTCCTCAGGTTTGCGGCCTGCTTCGGCCAGTTCCTCATCAAGAAGGACGCCACGATAAGCTACCGCAACCTGCCGCTCAGAATGTACGAGCTGACGAGATACTCGTTCAGGCGCGAGAAGAGCGGAGAGCTCTCCGGCCTCAGGAGGCTCAGGGCCTTCACGATGCCGGATATGCACACCGTGGCTAAAGACCTCAAGCAGGCCATGGACGAGTTCAAGAAACAGTACAAGCTCAGCATGGAGGTTCTCAGGGGAGTTGGCCTCACCCCAGACGACTACGAGGTTGCCATAAGGTTCACCGAGGACTTCTGGAAGGAGAACAGGGACTTCATCATCGAGCTGGCGAACATAATAGGTAAGCCGGTCCTCATCGAGATGTGGAAGCAGAGGTTCTTCTACTTCATACTCAAGTTCGAGTTCAACTTCGTGGACAACCTCGACAAGGCTGCAGCCCTGAGCACCGTCCAGATCGACGTCGAGAACGCAGAGCGCTTCAGCATAACGTACTACGACGAGGAAGGAAAGGAGCGCTACCCGCTCATCCTCCACTGCTCGCCCAGCGGTGCAATCGAGCGCGTTATGTACGCAATCCTCGAGAAGCAGGCCAAGCTCCAGGCGAAGGGCGTAAAGCCGATGTTCCCGCTCTGGCTCAGCCCGATACAGGTCAGGGTAATCCCGGTCAGCGACGAGGTTCTCGACTACGCGCTCTACGTTGCAGGAAAGCTGGAGGGTGCGAGGATACGTGTCGACGTTGACGACACAGGAGATAGGCTCAACAAGAAGATAAGGAAGGCGGAGAAGGAGTGGATACCGTACGTCATCGTCGTCGGCAGGAACGAGAAGGAGCAGGGCACCGTAACCGTCAGGAGGAGGAGCGACGGAACGCAGGTAGAGATGCAGCTCGAGGACCTCATCCGGGAGATAAAGGGCCAGACCGAGGGCTTCCCCTACAGGCCGAGACCCCTGCCGTTACTCCTCAGCAGGCGCCCCAAGTTCAGGGGCTGA
- the sppA gene encoding signal peptide peptidase SppA, translated as MRENIWKYIAAVLILLLAASSVAVLLLYMQNSELKGYHPSNVTTTVLVQGPNVTCNTTSYQLQIDELQRQIDFLKAQLREQNMPEGNATIAIVPIFGLIDDYTALSVIPTLREIAKNDSIAGVVLWIESPGGYVGPVREIYSTVRKLNLVKPVVVYTGGIAASGGYYIAVGADEIIADPLAEVGSIGVIYVHYNLQQNYETNGIKVEVFKTGPYKDMGAEWRGLTDEEKAMITEMVDTYFQGFLQAVSSGRGMSINETKKYATGRTWFAMNVTGSLVDETGDLDYAVSVLEGILNVTNPRIVIYKGSSPSDFGIFGSTALLLDPRYVSAYIKTG; from the coding sequence ATGAGGGAAAACATCTGGAAGTACATTGCTGCGGTTCTCATACTCCTTCTCGCGGCGTCGAGTGTAGCGGTCCTCCTGCTCTACATGCAGAACTCGGAATTGAAGGGCTATCATCCATCCAATGTCACGACCACCGTTCTCGTCCAGGGGCCCAACGTCACGTGCAACACCACCTCGTACCAGCTCCAGATAGACGAACTCCAGAGGCAGATTGACTTTCTGAAGGCCCAGTTGAGGGAGCAGAACATGCCCGAGGGCAACGCGACGATAGCCATAGTTCCCATCTTCGGCCTCATAGACGACTACACGGCCCTCAGCGTGATTCCCACCCTGAGGGAAATCGCCAAGAACGATTCCATCGCGGGCGTTGTTCTGTGGATAGAGAGCCCCGGCGGCTACGTTGGACCCGTCAGGGAGATATACTCAACCGTCAGGAAGCTCAACCTCGTGAAGCCCGTCGTGGTCTACACGGGCGGCATAGCGGCTTCGGGAGGTTATTACATAGCCGTCGGAGCCGATGAGATAATAGCCGACCCCCTGGCAGAGGTGGGGAGTATAGGCGTTATCTACGTTCACTACAACCTCCAGCAGAACTACGAGACGAACGGAATAAAGGTCGAGGTCTTCAAGACCGGTCCCTACAAGGACATGGGCGCCGAATGGCGCGGCCTCACCGACGAGGAGAAGGCCATGATAACCGAGATGGTTGATACGTACTTCCAGGGCTTCCTCCAGGCGGTGAGCAGCGGCAGGGGCATGAGCATCAACGAGACGAAGAAATACGCGACCGGAAGGACGTGGTTCGCAATGAACGTTACCGGAAGCTTGGTTGACGAGACCGGCGACCTGGACTACGCAGTTAGCGTACTTGAGGGGATTCTCAACGTCACCAACCCGAGGATAGTCATCTACAAAGGCTCGTCCCCGTCAGATTTTGGGATATTCGGGAGCACCGCCCTGCTCCTCGATCCTAGGTACGTTAGCGCTTACATAAAAACGGGGTGA
- the folP gene encoding dihydropteroate synthase: protein MKFAGIDLSEPRIMGVINVSPESFYKGSVRNDEDRLIETAVKMVEDGASFIDIGAKSTAPYLETQIPVEEEVRRAVWAIKTIRDHVDVPISIDTTSARVAEEALKAGADIINDVTGLKGDPRMAEVARDYGAPAIVCAHGEVRNLSDPIHTVIDFLEESLIIAERHGIEEIAIDPAIGFLRPEWPPWYEWDSKVIANLDILKIFGRPILVGISRKSFIGAITGRKDPAERLPGSLSATAIAVLKGAHIVRTHDVKETLDAVRVAAFIRRFSP, encoded by the coding sequence ATGAAGTTCGCGGGGATTGATTTAAGTGAGCCCAGGATAATGGGCGTCATTAACGTTTCACCGGAGAGCTTCTACAAGGGGAGCGTCAGGAACGACGAGGACCGGCTGATCGAGACCGCGGTAAAGATGGTCGAGGATGGGGCGTCTTTCATCGACATCGGCGCCAAATCGACCGCTCCCTACCTTGAGACCCAGATTCCGGTCGAGGAAGAGGTAAGGAGAGCCGTTTGGGCGATTAAGACCATTCGCGACCACGTTGATGTTCCCATAAGCATAGACACCACCAGCGCGAGGGTAGCAGAGGAAGCGCTCAAAGCAGGGGCGGATATTATAAACGACGTCACCGGCCTGAAGGGAGACCCGAGGATGGCAGAGGTGGCCAGGGACTACGGGGCTCCTGCAATAGTCTGCGCCCATGGAGAAGTGAGGAACCTCAGCGACCCTATCCACACCGTGATAGACTTCCTGGAGGAGAGTCTCATCATAGCCGAGAGGCACGGTATCGAGGAAATAGCCATAGACCCGGCGATAGGCTTCCTCCGTCCGGAGTGGCCGCCCTGGTACGAGTGGGACTCGAAGGTCATAGCCAACCTCGACATCCTTAAAATCTTCGGAAGACCAATCCTCGTCGGGATATCCAGGAAGTCCTTCATAGGGGCGATAACCGGAAGAAAAGACCCGGCGGAGAGATTGCCTGGAAGTTTATCGGCAACGGCAATAGCCGTCCTAAAGGGAGCGCACATCGTTAGAACGCACGACGTCAAAGAAACCCTCGATGCGGTCAGGGTGGCCGCATTCATCCGGCGCTTTTCACCTTGA
- a CDS encoding sugar phosphate isomerase/epimerase family protein produces MEIGVTIYPHFVTKDKTLASVLADVKIKNYDFVSIFPHTLGLIMNGVVIEKKLRNIETTLRGVGIDYLVRMPTSVNLRDHIYYTRHFRVARAMADVAIKLGAKVIVMQSGRTGRLDLEIEAIQQLADMVAPFNIKIALENTFSVKDTLYVVDNVERENVGFALDVAHAFLSAQGDADKLLEDVKLGTDKTVILMIHDNFGKLFPQVEPEDALAYGVGDLHLLPGEGSIPFGKVLKLFGDVPLLLKVKDPEKFAKVPTKMGLIELLTSL; encoded by the coding sequence ATGGAGATAGGCGTAACGATTTATCCGCACTTCGTCACCAAGGACAAGACCCTTGCGTCGGTTTTGGCGGACGTTAAGATAAAGAACTACGACTTCGTCTCGATATTTCCGCACACGCTGGGGCTCATAATGAACGGCGTCGTCATCGAAAAGAAGCTCAGGAACATAGAAACGACCCTCCGCGGCGTCGGCATTGACTACCTCGTTAGAATGCCCACCTCCGTCAACCTGCGCGACCACATCTACTACACGCGCCACTTCCGCGTCGCCAGGGCGATGGCAGACGTGGCGATAAAGCTCGGTGCCAAGGTTATCGTGATGCAGAGCGGAAGAACCGGAAGGCTCGATCTTGAGATAGAGGCGATACAGCAGCTCGCCGACATGGTGGCGCCGTTTAACATAAAGATAGCCCTTGAGAACACCTTCAGCGTCAAGGACACTCTCTATGTGGTTGACAACGTTGAAAGGGAGAACGTTGGCTTTGCACTCGATGTTGCCCACGCCTTCCTCAGCGCCCAGGGCGACGCCGACAAGCTGCTGGAGGACGTCAAGCTCGGAACTGACAAGACGGTAATACTCATGATACACGACAACTTCGGAAAGCTCTTCCCGCAGGTTGAGCCGGAAGATGCCCTCGCTTACGGCGTCGGCGACCTGCACCTGCTCCCGGGGGAGGGAAGCATACCCTTCGGAAAGGTTCTCAAGCTCTTCGGAGACGTTCCGCTCCTCCTGAAGGTCAAAGACCCGGAGAAGTTTGCGAAGGTTCCGACAAAGATGGGGCTCATAGAGCTGCTGACGAGCCTATAG
- a CDS encoding DUF2067 family protein encodes MARAKKVITIHVRDDREKEEFLRELQRLRLPAFIYVHAKLNDLKINVQGTKEDIREAIRRIREIHNRVRAKLYPDRRGLYRYTIDDLLRESGASVSTPILLKTLELLGETVELREGELITSMPWEELVALTGTLGEYLSDISLQTTRQIREVILPVAVLKGIDPMEVIDLLVELGLAEWKEDKFKYELVKNKEQALEILLKHLEGEENED; translated from the coding sequence ATGGCGAGGGCAAAGAAGGTAATAACGATTCACGTCCGGGACGACAGGGAGAAGGAGGAGTTCCTCAGGGAGCTCCAGAGGCTTCGCCTTCCCGCGTTCATCTACGTCCACGCCAAGCTCAACGACCTCAAGATAAACGTTCAGGGAACCAAGGAGGACATCAGGGAAGCCATCCGCAGGATAAGGGAGATACACAACCGCGTCAGGGCCAAGCTGTACCCCGACAGACGCGGCCTCTACCGCTACACAATAGACGACCTTCTCAGGGAATCCGGGGCGAGCGTCTCGACCCCGATACTCCTAAAGACCCTGGAACTCCTGGGCGAAACCGTTGAACTGAGGGAGGGCGAGCTGATAACGTCCATGCCCTGGGAGGAGCTGGTTGCCCTGACGGGGACGCTCGGCGAGTACCTCTCGGACATCTCCCTTCAGACCACCAGGCAGATACGGGAGGTTATCCTTCCTGTGGCGGTTCTCAAGGGCATCGACCCGATGGAGGTCATTGACCTGCTCGTTGAACTTGGCCTCGCCGAGTGGAAGGAGGATAAGTTTAAATACGAACTGGTGAAGAACAAGGAGCAGGCGCTGGAGATACTGCTCAAACACTTAGAGGGTGAGGAAAATGAAGATTGA
- a CDS encoding ribonuclease III family protein translates to MRYEMDFTDKGLSKFGDSLVNFVFSLALSEYLDRPTGERVPNASLSIALELAGLRHVIPPRTDKHGKGDIAEAIFAYAWLEGKITVEEAVEILMKNFTEDVTHFSRRKEAIGRAFAEVFKVIGERLEL, encoded by the coding sequence TTGAGGTACGAGATGGACTTCACCGACAAGGGGCTTTCAAAGTTCGGAGATTCGCTGGTCAACTTCGTCTTCTCTCTCGCCTTGAGCGAGTATCTGGACAGGCCCACCGGCGAGAGGGTTCCGAACGCCTCGCTGAGCATAGCCCTCGAGCTGGCCGGGTTGAGGCACGTTATTCCTCCGAGAACCGACAAGCACGGCAAGGGCGACATAGCGGAGGCAATATTCGCCTACGCGTGGCTCGAGGGGAAGATAACGGTGGAGGAAGCGGTCGAGATTCTGATGAAGAACTTCACCGAGGACGTTACGCACTTCTCAAGGAGAAAAGAGGCAATAGGAAGGGCTTTCGCCGAGGTCTTCAAAGTAATAGGGGAGAGGCTGGAGCTATAG
- a CDS encoding N-glycosylase/DNA lyase yields the protein MTLDRFIRVKYKANEKKVEVLREILSELGLDCARTIEERVDLQFDALKNLHANLGDDELFIKLVIANSIVSYQLTAKGERWWWEFSRYFSENPPAGSIAEAYSSFLPNSMTNRRLVAGKVRRLERLEPFLDSFSLSGLRDYYFNGMERLRDELAKALGSKRSAKTIVFAVKMFGYAGRIAFGEFVPYPMVIEIPDDVRINAYTKRFTNEPPVSFWGRIGEETGIPPLHIDSILWPVLGGSAEVLRRLKEHCTKWEDVLRLANL from the coding sequence GTGACGCTGGATAGGTTCATCAGGGTAAAATATAAGGCCAACGAGAAAAAGGTGGAGGTTCTCAGAGAGATCCTAAGCGAACTTGGCCTCGACTGCGCTCGAACCATCGAGGAGAGGGTTGACCTCCAGTTCGATGCCCTCAAAAACCTCCATGCGAACCTTGGGGACGACGAGCTCTTTATCAAGCTGGTCATAGCGAATTCCATTGTGAGCTATCAGCTGACGGCGAAGGGCGAGCGGTGGTGGTGGGAGTTCTCCAGGTACTTTTCCGAGAACCCGCCGGCGGGAAGCATAGCCGAGGCGTACTCTTCCTTTCTGCCGAATTCGATGACCAACAGAAGGCTGGTCGCCGGGAAGGTGAGAAGGCTGGAAAGGCTCGAGCCTTTTCTCGATTCGTTCTCCCTAAGTGGCTTGAGGGACTACTACTTCAACGGCATGGAACGCCTTCGCGACGAGCTTGCAAAGGCTCTCGGCTCGAAGAGAAGCGCCAAGACGATAGTCTTCGCCGTCAAGATGTTCGGCTACGCGGGCAGGATAGCCTTTGGGGAGTTCGTGCCTTACCCAATGGTCATCGAGATACCCGACGACGTGAGGATAAACGCCTACACTAAGAGGTTCACGAACGAGCCGCCGGTGAGCTTCTGGGGAAGAATTGGAGAGGAAACTGGAATTCCGCCGCTCCACATAGATTCGATACTCTGGCCGGTTCTGGGAGGAAGTGCCGAGGTTCTCAGGCGGCTGAAAGAACACTGCACGAAGTGGGAGGATGTTTTGAGGCTCGCAAACCTCTAA
- a CDS encoding exosome complex RNA-binding protein Csl4, translated as MDEKRSARNGDLVLPGDYLGVIEEYFPGEGVKEENGELYAIRAGKVRIDQDKMEISVEPVTDTPPLPQPGDIVIAKILEVKPQAAIVQLIKIEGRNDREIATSKLAGIHISQVREGYVEGMSSEFKIGDIIRARVIANEKSPIQLSTKGHDLGVIYALCSRCRAPLVRRGDKLVCPRCGHVETRKLSSLYRKLKV; from the coding sequence ATGGATGAAAAGAGGAGTGCAAGGAACGGTGACCTGGTTCTTCCTGGGGACTACCTCGGCGTCATCGAGGAGTACTTTCCCGGCGAGGGCGTTAAGGAGGAGAACGGTGAGCTCTATGCAATAAGGGCAGGTAAGGTAAGGATAGACCAGGATAAAATGGAGATAAGCGTTGAGCCCGTAACGGACACACCCCCGCTTCCGCAGCCGGGCGACATCGTTATCGCAAAGATACTTGAGGTCAAGCCCCAGGCGGCGATAGTTCAGCTCATTAAAATCGAGGGGAGGAACGACAGGGAGATAGCGACATCGAAACTCGCCGGAATCCACATCTCCCAGGTCAGGGAGGGCTACGTGGAAGGCATGAGCAGCGAGTTCAAGATAGGCGACATCATCAGGGCGAGGGTCATAGCAAACGAGAAGAGCCCAATCCAGCTGTCCACCAAGGGCCACGACCTGGGTGTTATCTACGCCCTCTGCTCCCGGTGCAGGGCGCCCCTCGTGAGGCGCGGCGACAAGCTGGTATGCCCGCGCTGCGGCCACGTCGAGACCAGAAAGCTGTCCTCCCTCTACAGGAAGCTGAAGGTGTGA